The Malus sylvestris chromosome 12, drMalSylv7.2, whole genome shotgun sequence genome contains a region encoding:
- the LOC126594021 gene encoding protein ILITYHIA, which produces MATPTESLLSIAGSVSTNSTKKRVRIFRDEIPAVLINSEIGTESVLPLIDIIFQTLYIYDDRGSRNAVDDIITKGLQEVSFMKSFAAALVQVMEKQAKLQSHVGCDRLLQWSCLLLSKSKFATVSRNALCRVATVQALLLNLVMQRSFRERRACKKTFCRLFSQSPDVYKMYIEELKDARIPYKDGSELIWLLLEYTSTSSNSSLFEQCKPTFLDIYLKAILNAREKPAKGLSEAFHPLFKHMSHEDFQNIVLPSAVKMLKRNPEIVLESVGILLKSVNLDLSKYAVEILLVILPQARLADEGRRVVALAVIRCLSQKSSNPDTLEAMFNAVKSVIGGSDGRLTLPYQRIGMINALQELCNAPDGKHLNSLSQTLCSFLLSCYKDDGNEEVKLAILSALGSWAARSADAVQSNLVSFFSSGIKEKEALRRGHLRCLRAICKNTDAVFRISSLLEPLIQLVKTGFTKVAQRLDGIYALLLVGKIAAVDIKAEEIVVKDKIWYLISQNEPSLVPVSMASKLSTEDCMACVDLLEIMLVEHLRRVKDCFSVRLLSQLIIFFICHPCWEVRRMTYDATRRIVSAAPQLTEPLLVEFTNFMSVVAEKLHISKSSETDNSLDTQVPFLPSVEVSVKALIVISSVALPAAPSAATRVLFCAHHPYLVGTAKRDAVWKRLQKCMHACGFDIISNILADVENLFKGLLVPMLLSSTNPFEQQAAVSSLSSLMSIAPGETYAEFEKHLKNLPYRFSHDTLSENDIRIFHTPEGLLSSEQGVYIAESVAAKNMKQAKGRFRMYEDLDDTDQGGSNHSAKVEQTNSSVGRRETGKSAKKPDKGKTAKEEAREVQLREEASIREKVREIQKNLSSILTALGEMAIANPIFAHSQLPSLVNYVDPLLRSPIVSDVAYETVVKLSRCTAPPLCNWALDIATALRLVVTEEVRLVLDMIPSVGEGEANERPSLSLFERIINGLSVSCKTGPLPVDSFTFVFPIMERILLCSKKTGLHNDVLQILYLHMDPLLPLPRLRMISVLYHVLGVVPAYQASVGPALNELCLGLQPDEVAAALYGVYAKDVHVRMACLSAVKCIPAVASRSLPQNVEVATGIWVALHDPEKSVAEAAEDLWDRYGHDFGTDYSGLFKALSHINYNVRFAAAEALAAALDECPDSIQESLSTLFSLYIRDAGLTEENVDAGWLGRQGVALALHSSADVLRTKDLPVVMTFLISRALADPNADVRGRMINAGIMIIDKHGRDNVSLLFPIFENYLNKKASDEEKYDLVREGVVIFTGALAKHLAKDDPKVHVVVEKLLDVLNTPSEAVQRAVSACLSPLMQSKQDDGPALVSRLLDKLMKSDKYGERRGAAFGLAGVVKGFGISCLKKYGIVARLQEGLVDRNSAKCREGALLGFECLCESLGRLFEPYVIKMLPLLLVSFSDQVVAVREGAECAARAMMSQLSAQGVKLVLPSLLKGLEDKAWRTKQSSVQLLGAMAYCAPQQLSQCLPKIVPKLTEVLTDTHPKVQSAGQTALQQVGSVIKNPEIASLVPTLLLGLSDPNDHTKYSLDVLLQTTFINTIDAPSLALLVPIVHRGLRERSAETKKKAAQIVGNMCSLVTEPKDMIPYIDLLLPEVKKVLVDPIPEVRSVAARALGSLIRGMGEDHFPDLVPWLFDTLKSDNSNVERSGAAQGLSEVLAALGTEYFELALPDIIRNCSHQKASVRDGYLTLFKYLPRSLGVQFQNYLQQVLPAILDGLADENESVREAALGAGHILVEHYATTSLPLLLPVVEDGIFNDSWRIRQSSVELLGDLLFKVAGTSGKALLEGGSDDEGASTEAQGRAIIEVLGREKRDEVLAALYMVRTDVSLSVRQAALHVWKTIVANTPKTLKEIMPVLMNTLIASLASSSSERRQVAGRSLGELVRKLGERVLPWIIPILSQGLKDSDVGRRQGVCIGLSEVMASAGKNQLLSFMDELIPTIRTALSDSMPEVREAAGLAFNTLYKSAGMQAIDEIVPTLLHALEDDETSDTALDGLKQILSVRISAVLPHILPKLVHLPLTAFNAHALGAVAEVAGPGLNSHLGTVLPALLSAMSADEKEVQKLAKEAAETVVLVIDEEGVESLLSELVRAVSDSQASIRRSSSYLIGYFFKSSKLYLVDEAPNVISTLIVLLSDSDSATVAASWEALSRVVSSVPKEVLPSYIKLVRDAVSTSRDKERRKKKGGPILIPGFCLPKALQPLLPIFIQGLTSGSAELREQAALGLGELIEVTSEQALKEFVIPITGPLIRIIGDRFPWQVKSAILSTLTIMIRKGGMALKPFLPQLQTTFVKCLQDSTRIVRSSAALALGKLSALSTRVDPLVGDLLSSLQAPDSGVREACLSALEGVVKHAGKSVSSAVRTRLYSHLKDLIHHDDDQVRISAASILGITSQYLEDDQLTELLQELSDLPSSLSLSARHGSVLTISSMLRHNPSTICLSPEFPSILGRLKDALTDEKFPLRETSTKAFGRLLIHKLRSDPSNKSLHLEIISSLVSALRDDSSEVRRKALSAIKRGSKENASVILAHINIIGPALAECLKDGSTPVRLAAERCALHAFQLSKGPENIQAAQKFITGLDARRMSKLPENSDDSEDGEDAASG; this is translated from the exons ATGGCGACTCCCACCGAGTCTCTCCTCTCCATCGCCGGGTCGGTCTCCACCAACTCCACCAAGAAACGGGTTCGGATCTTCCGTGATGAAATTCCCGCCGTCCTCATCAACTCCG AAATTGGTACTGAGTCTGTACTGCCGCTGATAGATATAATCTTTCAAACATTGTACATTTACGATGATCGTGGGTCAAGGAATGCTGTTGATGACATCATTACAAAAGGTTTACAAGAGGTTTCCTTTATGAAAAGTTTTGCGGCAGCCCTTGTTCAGGTCATGGAAAAACAAGCGAAGCTGCAATCACATGTTGGCTGTGATCGACTTCTCCAGTGGTCATGCCTTCTATTGAGTAAGAGTAAGTTTGCCACAGTCTCAAGGAATGCATTGTGTAGAGTTGCCACAGTGCAGGCATTGTTACTCAATCTTGTCATGCAAAGATCTTTCCGTGAGCGAAGGGCTTGCAAGAAGACATTTTGTCGTTTATTTTCTCAG TCACCGGACGTCTACAAAATGTATATAGAGGAACTCAAGGATGCCCGTATCCCATACAAAGATGGTTCTGAATTGATTTGGTTGTTGTTAGAGTACACAAGTACCTCAAGCAACTCATCTTTGTTTGAACAATGCAAG CCAACGTTTTTGGATATATATCTCAAGGCAATATTAAATGCAAGAGAAAAGCCAGCAAAGGGCCTTAGTGAAGCTTTTCATCCACTTTTTAAACATATGTCGCACGAAGATTTTCAAAATATCGTGCTTCCATCTGCTGTTAAAATGCTGAAACGCAACCCTGAGATTGTATTGGAGTCGGTTGGGATTCTGTTGAAATCAGTCAACCTTGATTTAAGCAAGTATGCTGTCGAAATTCTTTTAGTGATATTGCCGCAGGCTCGGCTTGCGGATGAAGGCAGAAGGGTTGTGGCACTGGCAGTTATACGATGTTTGAGCCAAAAGTCAAGTAATCCAGATACTTTAGAAGCAATGTTCAATGCTGTCAAATCTGTAATTGGAG GTTCAGATGGAAGACTTACGCTTCCATATCAGAGAATTGGCATGATTAACGCACTGCAAGAACTGTGTAATGCTCCAGATGGGAAACACCTTAACAGCCTGTCACAAACATTATGCAGTTTCCTTCTATCTTGTTATAAGGATGATG GAAATGAGGAGGTGAAACTTGCAATTTTGTCAGCTCTGGGTTCATGGGCAGCAAGATCTGCAGATGCTGTTCAATCAAATTTAGTCTCGTTTTTCTCTTCTGGTATTAAGGAGAAAGAAGCTCTAAGAAGAGGGCATCTTCGTTGTCTACGAGCCATATGCAAAAATACAGATGCTGTTTTCCGG ATATCATCATTACTGGAACCTCTCATCCAACTTGTCAAAACTGGTTTTACCAAAGTAGCTCAGCGTTTGGATGGTATATATGCCTTACTATTAGTTGGGAAGATTGCTGCTGTTGACATCAAAGCAG AGGAGATTGTTGTGAAGGACAAGATCTGGTATTTGATATCTCAAAATGAGCCTTCACTTGTACCAGTATCCATG GCTTCAAAATTGTCGACTGAGGATTGCATGGCATGTGTTGATCTTCTTGAAATTATGCTGGTGGAACATCTGCGGAG GGTAAAAGACTGCTTTTCAGTCAGATTACTTTCACAG TTAATAATCTTTTTCATATGCCACCCATGCTGGGAAGTTCGAAGGATGACTTATGATGCAACCAGAAGGATAGTTTCTGCTGCTCCGCAATTGACTGAACCTCTTTTAGTTGAATTCACGAATTTCATGTCTGTAGTTGCAGAGAAACTTCATATTTCAAAGTCAAG TGAAACAGATAATTCGTTGGACACTCAAGTGCCATTCCTTCCGTCGGTTGAGGTTTCAGTAAAGGCTTTAATTGTCATATCATCAGTAGCTCTCCCTGCAGCTCCAAGTGCAGCTACGCGAGTTTTGTTCTGCGCTCATCATCCATACTTGGTCGGAACTGCAAAGAGAGATGCAGTTTGGAAG AGGCTACAAAAATGTATGCATGCATGTGGTTTTGACATCATTAGCAACATTTTGGCCGATGTGGAGAATTTGTTCAAG GGCCTACTGGTGCCGATGTTGTTGTCCAGCACTAATCCATTTGAGCAGCAAGCAGCAGTTTCCTCGTTATCCAGTTTGATGTCCATTGCACCTGGAGAAACCTATGCGGAGTTTGAAAAG CACCTGAAAAATCTTCCATATCGTTTTTCACATGACACACTTTCAGAAAATGATATTCGG ATTTTTCATACCCCTGAAGGCTTGCTTTCCAGTGAGCAAGGTGTCTACATTGCAGAGTCTGTTGCTGCTAAGAACATGAAACAAGCAAAGGGCCGTTTTCGGATGTATGAGGACCTAGATGACACG GATCAAGGTGGTTCTAATCATTCTGCGAAAGTTGAGCAAACCAATAGTTCTGTGGGTAGAAGGGAAACTGGGAAGTCTGCAAAGAAACCTG ATAAGGGAAAGACTGCAAAGGAGGAAGCACGTGAGGTGCAACTTAGGGAGGAGGCATCCATACGCGAGAAGGTCCGagaaatacagaaaaatttGTCTTCCATACTTACAGCTCTTGGGGAAATGGCAATTGCTAATCCTATTTTCGCACACAGTCAACTTCCTTCCCTG GTTAACTATGTTGATCCATTGCTAAGGTCACCGATAGTCAGTGACGTGGCATATGAAACTGTGGTGAAACTCTCTAGATGCACTGCTCCACCTCTTTGTAATTGGGCCCTTGACATTGCTACAGCTTTGCGCTTAGTTGTGACTGAAGAAGTTCGTCTTGTATTGGATATGATTCCATCGGTTGGTGAAGGGGAAGCCAATGAAAGACCATCTTTGAGTCTATTTGAGCGAATAATTAATGGCCTTTCTGTATCTTGCAAAACGGGACCTCTTCCTGTAGATTCTTTTACCTTTGTGTTCCCT ATAATGGAGCGAATTCTGTTATGCTCTAAGAAGACAGGACTTCACAATGATGTTCTTCAGATTCTGTATCTGCACATGGACCCCCTGTTACCTCTTCCAAGGCTTCGAATGATTTCA GTTCTTTATCATGTACTTGGTGTTGTTCCAGCTTATCAAGCCTCTGTTGGACCTGCGTTGAATGAGTTGTGTTTGGGCCTGCAACCAGATGAAGTGGCAGCA GCTCTGTATGGTGTTTATGCAAAAGATGTTCATGTTAGAATGGCCTGCCTTAGTGCTGTCAAATGTATTCCTGCTGTTGCCAGTCGGTCTCTTCCTCAGAACGTTGAAGTCGCTACAGGCATTTGGGTTGCCTTACATGACCCAGAAAAG TCCGTTGCAGAAGCAGCAGAGGATTTATGGGATCGGTATGGGCATGACTTTGGGACAGACTATTCAGGCCTTTTCAAAGCACTTTCGCATATCAATTATAATGTCCGTTTTGCTGCTGCGGAGGCATTAGCTGCTGCTTTGGATGAATGTCCCGATTCTATACAG GAGTCTCTTTCTACTTTATTTTCTCTGTATATCCGTGATGCTGGTTTGACCGAGGAGAATGTTGATGCTGGTTGGCTGGGTCGACAAGGTGTAGCCTTGGCATTACATTCTTCTGCTGATGTACTCAGAACAAAAGACCTTCCTGTTGTTATGACATTTCTTATTTCAAGAGCACTG GCTGATCCTAATGCTGATGTTAGGGGAAGAATGATCAATGCTGGTATTATGATTATTGATAAGCATGGCAGGGATAATGTTTCCTTGCTATTTCCCATCTTTGAGAACTACttgaacaaaaag GCATCAGATGAAGAGAAATATGATTTGGTACGTGAGGGGGTTGTTATTTTCACTGGAGCTTTGGCAAAACATTTGGCAAAG GATGATCCAAAAGTTCATGTTGTTGTCGAGAAGTTGTTGGATGTGCTAAACACTCCGTCAGAAGCTGTTCAACGGGCTGTATCTGCATGCTTGTCTCCACTAATGCAATCAAAGCAA GATGATGGACCAGCTCTTGTCTCGAGGCTTTTGGATAAACTGATGAAGAGTGACAAATATGGGGAACGCCGTGGAGCTGCTTTCGGGCTTGCTGGAGTGGTCAAGGGATTCGGTATTTCTTGCTTGAAGAAATATGGGATTGTAGCTCGACTACAAGAAGGACTTGTAGATAG GAATTCAGCAAAATGTCGTGAAGGAGCTTTACTCGGATTTGAGTGTCTCTGTGAATCACTCGGAAGACTATTTGAGCc GTATGTAATTAAAATGTTGCCCCTACTGTTGGTTTCATTCTCTGATCAAGTTGTTGCAGTTCGTGAAGGTGCCGAGTGTGCAGCTCGTGCAATGATGTCTCAACTTAGTGCTCAAGGAGTTAAACTGGTTCTTCCATCTCTTTTGAAG GGTCTTGAAGATAAAGCTTGGCGAACAAAGCAAAGTAGTGTCCAACTGCTTGGGGCTATGGCCTATTGTGCTCCTCAACAGCTGTCTCAGTGTCTCCCTAAGATTGTTCCAAAATTGACTGAG GTTTTAACAGATACACATCCTAAAGTCCAGTCAGCGGGACAAACGGCACTTCAACAG GTTGGGAGTGTAATAAAGAATCCTGAAATAGCTTCCCTTGTTCCTACTCTTCTACTGGGTCTTTCAGATCCAAATGACCATACAAAGTACTCTCTTGATGTTCTCTTACAG ACCACTTTTATTAATACAATTGATGCTCCCTCACTGGCACTGTTGGTGCCAATAGTACATAGAGGGCTACGGGAAAGGAGTGCTGAAACTAAAAAGAAAGCAGCACAAATAGTTGGCAATATGTGTTCATTAGTTACAGAACCTAAGGATATGATTCCATATATTGACTTACTTCTTCCTGAAGtgaaaaag GTCCTTGTGGATCCAATTCCAGAAGTTCGGTCAGTTGCAGCAAGGGCCCTTGGATCCCTTATAAGGGGAATGGGCGAAGATCATTTCCCAGATCTCGTTCCATGGTTGTTTGATACACTTAAATCAGATAATAGTAATGTTGAGCGCTCTGGAGCAGCTCAAGGGTTGAGCGAG GTATTAGCTGCACTTGGAACTGAGTACTTTGAGCTTGCACTTCCTGATATTATCCGAAACTGTTCTCATCAAAAAGCATCTGTCCGTGATGGATATTTGACATTATTTAAG TATTTACCAAGGTCATTGGGCGTTCAATTCCAGAACTATTTACAGCAGGTGCTGCCTGCTATTTTAGATG GTCTTGCTGATGAAAATGAGTCTGTACGTGAGGCAGCTCTAGGTGCAGGGCATATTCTGGTTGAGCATTATGCAACAAC GTCTTTACCTTTGCTCCTTCCGGTTGTTGAAGATGGTATCTTTAATGATAGTTGGCGGATTCGGCAAAGCTCTGTGGAATTATTGGGTGATCTCTTATTTAAG GTTGCTGGAACTTCTGGGAAAGCTTTACTTGAGGGTGGCAGTGATGATGAAGGTGCTAGCACTGAAGCACAGGGTCGGGCTATCATTGAGGTTCTGGGAAGGGAAAAGCGGGATGAAGTTCTTGCTGCATTATATATGGTTCGAACAGATGTCAGCTTATCAGTTCGTCAG GCTGCGCTGCATGTGTGGAAAACTATTGTGGCAAATACTCCGAAGACTCTAAAGGAAATAATGCCAGTTTTAATGAATACTCTAATTGCCTCTCTTGCTTCATCGTCCTCTGAAAGGCGGCAGGTTGCTGGGCGATCACTGGGTGAGCTTGTCAGGAAACTTGGTGAAAGAGTACTTCCATGGATCATCCCAATTTTATCCCAAGGGTTAAAGGATTCTGACGTTGGCAGAAGACAA GGAGTATGCATTGGTCTGAGTGAAGTAATGGCAAGTGCTGGCAAAAATCAGTTGTTGAGTTTCATGGATGAACTCATACCGACCATTCGAACTGCTCTTTCGGATag CATGCCCGAGGTTCGTGAGGCTGCTGGGTTAGCATTCAACACTCTCTACAAG AGTGCTGGAATGCAAGCAATCGATGAAATTGTTCCCACTCTTTTGCATGCTTTGGAGGATGATGAAACTTCTGATACTGCTCTTGATGGCCTCAAACAAATCTTAAG CGTCAGGATTTCTGCTGTTTTGCCCCACATCTTACCCAAGCTGGTCCACCTGCCACTTac TGCGTTTAATGCACATGCTCTTGGAGCGGTAGCTGAGGTGGCTGGACCTGGTCTTAACTCTCATCTTGGTACTGTTCTTCCTGCTTTACTTTCTGCAATGAGTGCTGATGAGAAG GAAGTTCAAAAGTTGGCAAAGGAGGCTGCTGAGACTGTGGTCTTAGTCATAGATGAGGAAGGTGTTGAATCTCTTTTATCTGAGCTTGTTCGAGCTGTCAGTGATAGTCAG GCTTCAATTAGAAGAAGTTCTTCGTATCTTATTGGCTATTTCTTCAAAAGCAGTAAATTATATTTGGTTGATGAAGCTCCAAACGTGATATCTACCCTGATTGTGTTGCTCAGTGATTCAGATTCTGCTACTGTGGCG GCTTCTTGGGAAGCTTTGTCAAGAGTTGTAAGTTCAGTTCCCAAGGAGGTACTTCCGTCATATATTAAATTAGTACGAGATGCTGTATCTACTTCCCGGGATAAGGAGCGTAGAAAGAAGAAG GGAGGACCAATTCTCATTCCTGGGTTTTGTTTACCAAAAGCACTTCAACCTTTGCTTCCAATATTTATCCAA GGTTTGACAAGTGGATCTGCTGAACTAAGAGAGCAAGCTGCTCTAGGTCTCGGTGAACTTATCGAAGTGACTAGCGAACAGGCACTGAAAGAGTTTGTCATCCCAATTACAGG GCCTCTTATCCGGATAATAGGTGATCGGTTCCCTTGGCAGGTGAAGAGTGCGATTTTGTCTACCTTGACAATCATGATAAGAAAGGGTGGAATGGCATTGAAACCTTTTCTTCCTCAGCTTCAAACAACATTTGTAAAGTGTCTACAGGATAGCACAAG AATCGTTCGTTCAAGTGCTGCCCTTGCACTCGGAAAGCTTAGTGCTCTCAGTACCCGGGTTGACCCTTTAGTTGGAGACCTCCTTTCCAGTTTGCAG GCTCCGGATAGTGGGGTTCGGGAGGCATGTTTGTCTGCTCTCGAAGGTGTCGTAAAGCATGCTGGAAAAAGTGTGAGCAGTGCTGTTAGAACTCGTCTCTACTCGCACCTTAAGGACTTGATTCATCATGATGATGACCAGGTTCGGATATCTGCTGCAAGCATTTTGGGCATCACATCCCAG TACCTAGAAGATGATCAACTGACGGAGCTGCTTCAGGAACTCTCTGATTTGCCATCATCTCTTAGCTTGTCTGCCAGGCATGGCTCCGTACTCACAATATCATCCATGCTCAGGCACAACCCTTCCACTATTTGTTTGTCTCCAGAGTTTCCGTCTATCTTGGGCCGGCTTAAAGACGCCTTGACTGATGAGAAG TTCCCCCTGCGTGAAACATCGACCAAGGCATTTGGGAGACTTCTGATTCACAAGCTCCGAAGTGATCCTTCTAATAAATCACTCCATTTGGAAATAATATCGTCCTTGGTGTCAGCTTTGCGCGATGATTCTAGTGAAGTTAGAAGAAAGGCATTATCTGCTATAAAACGAGGTTCCAAG GAAAATGCTTCAGTTATTTTGGCTCATATCAATATTATTGGACCGGCTCTTGCTGAATGCTTGAAAGATGGAAGTACTCCCGTGAGACTTGCAGCTGAAAGATGTGCTCTGCATGCTTTCCAATTGTCAAAGG GTCCTGAAAATATTCAAGCTGCACAAAAATTCATCACAGGCTTGGATGCCAGAAGAATGTCGAAGCTTCCCGAAAATAG CGATGATAGTGAAGATGGTGAGGACGCGGCAAGTGGCTGA
- the LOC126593722 gene encoding dehydration-responsive element-binding protein 2D-like, protein MEKEERKVVNKRGGGGGGGDSMGRSRKGCMRGKGGPENALCSFRGVRQRTWGKWVAEIREPNRGARLWLGTFNTSTEAALAYDEAARKLYGSSAKLNLPDHHQHPSTSSLSSANLTSSVTKPTSEYGDSVRGSSSGSSGGGGGGGGGGDGGGGGDGDASLASLMVGGWSVGDYLWENGSSTNSTTGCVLSNWGAVCGEKDFIDMNDMGVMMELGGDEFINWDALEPPSWN, encoded by the coding sequence atggagaaggaagagagaaaggtGGTAAATAAGagaggcggaggaggaggaggtggagatAGCATGGGGCGGTCGAGAAAAGGTTGCATGAGGGGGAAGGGAGGGCCGGAGAATGCTTTATGCAGCTTTAGAGGAGTGAGGCAGCGGACGTGGGGGAAATGGGTGGCGGAGATTCGAGAGCCGAATCGCGGGGCTAGGCTTTGGCTCGGGACTTTCAACACTTCCACGGAGGCAGCACTTGCTTATGATGAAGCAGCTAGAAAGCTCTACGGCTCCTCCGCCAAGCTCAACTTGCCAGACCACCACCAGCACCCGTCGACCTCATCGTTGTCATCTGCTAATTTGACCTCTTCGGTTACTAAGCCTACTTCTGAGTATGGAGACTCCGTGAGGGGTTCGAGTAGTGGCAGTAgtgggggtggtggtggtggtggtggtggtggtgatggtggtggtggtggtgatggtgatgcTTCTTTGGCTTCATTGATGGTTGGAGGTTGGAGTGTTGGAGATTATTTGTGGGAAAATGGTAGTAGTACTAACAGTACCACTGGTTGTGTGTTGAGCAATTGGGGTGCAGTTTGTGGAGAAAAGGATTTCATAGACATGAATGACATGGGAGTTATGATGGAGTTGGGAGGAGATGAGTTCATAAATTGGGATGCTTTGGAACCTCCATCATGGaactaa
- the LOC126593721 gene encoding GDSL esterase/lipase At5g33370-like, whose amino-acid sequence MHTIFVSWVVLGLLAACAGRQAEARAFFVFGDSLVDSGNNDYLATTARADNYPYGIDYPTHRPTGRFSNGLNIPDLISEQIGSEPTLPYLSPHLTGQKLLVGANFASAGIGILNDTGIQFLNIIRIYKQLKYFQQYQTRVNALVGPEQAQRLVNEALVLITLGGNDFVNNYYLVPFSARSRQFSLPDYVVYLISEYRKVLARLYELGARKVLVTGTGPLGCAPAELAQRSRRGECAVELQRAASLFNPQLVDMINSLNGQIGSDVFVAANAFQMHMDFISNPQAYGFVTSKIACCGQGPYNGIGLCTIASNLCPNRDLYAFWDAFHPSEKASRIIAQQILTGSNKYMNPMNLSTILALDSKT is encoded by the exons ATGCATACcatttttgtttcttgggttGTTCTAGGTCTGCTTGCTGCTTGTGCTGGCCGTCAAGCCGAGGCACGAGCTTTCTTTGTGTTCGGAGATTCACTGGTGGACAGCGGCAACAATGACTACTTGGCCACCACTGCCAGGGCTGACAACTACCCTTATGGCATAGATTATCCTACTCACCGACCCACCGGTCGTTTTTCGAATGGCCTTAACATACCAGATCTTATCA GCGAGCAAATTGGCTCAGAACCCACGTTGCCCTACTTGAGCCCACATCTCACTGGACAAAAACTACTCGTTGGTGCCAACTTTGCTTCTGCTGGGATTGGAATTCTCAATGACACTGGAATCCAGTTT CTCAACATAATCCGAATCTACAAACAACTGAAGTACTTTCAGCAATACCAGACTAGAGTGAATGCTTTAGTTGGACCTGAGCAGGCTCAGCGACTTGTCAACGAAGCACTTGTTCTGATTACCCTTGGAGGCAATGATTTTGTCAACAACTACTACTTGGTGCCCTTCTCTGCTAGATCTCGACAATTCTCTCTCCCGGACTATGTCGTCTACCTCATCTCCGAGTATCGCAAAGTTCTAGCG AGGCTGTATGAATTAGGAGCTCGTAAGGTTTTGGTGACAGGCACAGGGCCACTAGGGTGTGCTCCAGCAGAGTTGGCTCAGCGCAGCAGAAGAGGCGAATGTGCGGTGGAGCTGCAGCGAGCTGCTTCTTTATTTAACCCACAGCTAGTCGATATGATCAACAGCCTGAATGGCCAAATTGGCTCAGATGTATTTGTTGCTGCAAATGCATTTCAAATGCACATGGATTTTATCTCCAATCCTCAAGCTTATG GATTTGTGACTTCAAAGATAGCTTGCTGTGGCCAAGGACCCTACAATGGGATCGGACTCTGCACAATTGCCTCCAACTTGTGCCCAAATAGAGATTTGTACGCGTTTTGGGATGCATTCCATCCTTCTGAGAAGGCAAGCAGAATTATTGCGCAGCAAATCCTTACTGGGTCCAACAAGTACATGAATCCAATGAACCTCAGCACTATTTTGGCCTTGGACTCTAAGACCTAG
- the LOC126593720 gene encoding GDSL esterase/lipase LTL1-like has translation MASSLAIFGVLMIMALGMLSYEAEARAFFVFGDSLVDNGNNNYLATTARADSPPYGIDYPTGRPTGRFSNGMNIPDFISQQLGAEPTLPYLSPELTGQKLLVGANFASAGIGILNDTGIQFINIIRMTRQFDYFQQYQQRLSSLIGPQRTKQLVNQALVLLTVGGNDFVNNYYLVPFSARSRQFALPDYVKYLISELRKLLLKMYDLGVRRVLVTGTGPLGCVPAELAMRSRNGECSAELQRAASLYNPQLVQLLRSLNSQLGSDVFIAANTQQTRNDFVSNPQAYGFSTSKIACCGQGPYNGLGLCTVASNLCPNRNQYAFWDAFHPTEKANKLIVQNILTGDEKYMYPMNLSTILALDSRA, from the exons ATGGCTAGCTCATTGGCCATTTTTGGTGTGCTCATGATCATGGCATTGGGAATGTTGAGTTATGAGGCTGAGGCTCGTGCCTTTTTTGTCTTTGGAGACTCACTGGTCGACAATGGCAACAACAACTACTTAGCCACCACCGCTCGTGCCGACTCTCCTCCTTACGGCATTGACTATCCCACCGGCCGACCCACCGGCCGTTTCTCCAATGGCATGAACATTCCTGACTTCATCA gccAGCAACTTGGCGCAGAACCTACATTGCCATACTTGAGTCCAGAGCTCACAGGGCAAAAACTACTAGTTGGTGCAAACTTTGCCTCTGCTGGCATTGGAATTCTCAATGACACTGGGATTCAGTTT ATAAATATAATCAGAATGACAAGGCAATTCGACTACTTCCAACAATACCAGCAAAGGCTGTCTTCCCTAATCGGACCTCAACGTACCAAACAGCTCGTAAATCAAGCACTCGTCCTCCTCACCGTCGGCGGCAACGATTTTGTCAACAACTACTACCTGGTGCCTTTCTCCGCAAGATCTCGCCAGTTTGCTCTGCCAGACTATGTCAAATACCTCATTTCTGAGCTCCGAAAACTTCTCTTG AAAATGTATGATCTTGGAGTACGAAGGGTTTTGGTGACGGGGACAGGACCACTAGGCTGTGTGCCGGCCGAATTGGCCATGAGAAGCAGGAACGGAGAATGCTCGGCGGAGCTGCAACGAGCGGCGTCTCTGTACAACCCCCAACTCGTTCAGTTGCTGAGATCACTCAACAGCCAACTCGGTTCCGATGTCTTCATTGCTGCAAACACTCAGCAGACGCGCAATGACTTCGTCAGCAACCCTCAAGCTTATG GATTTTCTACGTCAAAGATTGCATGCTGTGGACAAGGACCTTACAATGGCTTGGGGCTGTGCACGGTGGCCTCAAATTTGTGCCCCAACCGCAACCAATACGCTTTCTGGGATGCATTTCATCCAACTGAAAAGGCGAACAAACTGATCGTTCAGAATATTTTGACAGGGGATGAAAAGTACATGTACCCCATGAACCTCAGCACCATCTTGGCTTTGGATTCCAGGGCCTAA